In Desulfonatronum thiosulfatophilum, a genomic segment contains:
- a CDS encoding FmdB family zinc ribbon protein, with protein sequence MPIFEYSCPDCNLVFEDLTRASDQGDKTCPQCRSDRAAKILSVCSKPATAGSSAGSFAGHSAPASGCSSGRGFS encoded by the coding sequence ATGCCTATTTTTGAATATTCCTGTCCGGACTGCAATCTTGTTTTCGAGGACTTGACCCGGGCTTCGGATCAGGGAGACAAGACCTGCCCACAATGCCGGTCCGACAGAGCCGCAAAGATTCTTTCCGTCTGCAGCAAGCCGGCTACCGCGGGCTCGAGTGCCGGTTCCTTCGCCGGGCACTCTGCACCCGCTTCCGGCTGTTCTTCAGGGAGAGGATTTTCCTGA
- a CDS encoding SLC13 family permease, translating to MTQDQMTIMAILVAAMGMFIWGKWRHDMVAAGALLVCVFMGLVPGGEAFAGFGHPAVITVVCVLVLSHGLQVSGAVDDLARKVLPAAAGQTMSIASLTGLAALLSGFMNNVGAMALLMPVGVKTAAKQGLSRGKVLMPLAFGSILGGTMTLIGTPPNLIVSGFRAEAGSAGFGMFDFLPVGLAVTLSGLAFIILIGWRLVPERKETDTDDFDTAVYTTEVRVISDSKVVGKPLREVERTLDAADALIIAMVRRGFRLSAPYPGRILQDGDILVIQSEPKSLATVLLDLGLKLEENVLPPPESDEENQGGKESGAKIDTRNEETEKAEPTSAKNNKEKIETSEIVIQELVAMPNATLISRSARDLELRSRYGINLLAISRSGHRSIKRLRDTSIQAGDVLMLQGRPEVLSGFASEFGCLPLAPRDVRVPEKGQALKATLIMAGAVAGAALGLAPVAVSFASGVLAMMALRVVSLRSVYHSVDWPVIVLLGAMLPVAGAMASTGAADMIARFLLDNVAQGRAVLGLAVILVVTMLMTDFMNNAATAAVMCPVALSTAAQLGVNPDSFLMAVAIGASCAFLTPIGHQNNTLILGPGGFHFGDYWRMGLPTDLLVIIVALPMLLWVWPL from the coding sequence ATGACGCAGGATCAGATGACGATCATGGCCATACTCGTGGCCGCAATGGGCATGTTCATCTGGGGCAAATGGCGCCATGACATGGTCGCCGCCGGAGCCCTGCTGGTCTGCGTTTTCATGGGGCTGGTGCCCGGAGGCGAAGCCTTTGCCGGATTCGGCCACCCGGCTGTTATTACCGTGGTTTGCGTGCTGGTACTCAGCCATGGCCTACAGGTTTCAGGAGCTGTGGATGACCTGGCCAGAAAGGTTCTGCCGGCTGCCGCCGGTCAGACCATGAGCATTGCCTCGCTGACGGGGTTGGCGGCGCTGCTGTCAGGTTTCATGAACAATGTCGGAGCCATGGCCCTGCTGATGCCCGTGGGCGTCAAGACTGCCGCCAAACAGGGGCTGTCCCGGGGCAAGGTTCTGATGCCGCTGGCTTTCGGCTCCATTCTGGGCGGAACCATGACCTTGATCGGTACGCCGCCCAATCTCATTGTCTCCGGCTTCCGGGCCGAGGCAGGGTCCGCCGGTTTCGGGATGTTCGACTTCCTGCCCGTGGGATTGGCCGTGACCCTGTCCGGGTTAGCCTTCATCATTCTGATCGGTTGGCGGTTGGTGCCGGAGCGCAAGGAAACGGACACGGACGATTTCGATACGGCCGTGTATACCACTGAAGTGCGCGTTATCAGCGACAGCAAGGTGGTGGGGAAACCGTTGCGGGAGGTGGAACGGACCCTGGATGCGGCCGATGCCTTGATTATCGCCATGGTTCGCAGGGGATTCCGTCTTTCCGCGCCCTATCCCGGGCGCATTCTGCAGGACGGCGATATTCTGGTCATCCAGTCCGAACCGAAGTCCCTGGCCACTGTGCTCTTGGATCTGGGATTGAAGCTCGAAGAAAATGTCCTGCCGCCGCCTGAAAGCGACGAGGAGAACCAGGGCGGAAAAGAATCCGGAGCGAAAATCGATACCAGGAATGAAGAGACGGAGAAAGCAGAGCCAACGTCAGCGAAAAACAACAAAGAGAAAATCGAGACCAGCGAAATAGTCATCCAGGAATTGGTGGCCATGCCGAATGCCACCCTGATTAGCCGCTCCGCCAGGGATCTTGAGCTGCGCAGCCGGTACGGAATCAACCTGCTGGCCATCTCGCGCAGCGGTCATCGCTCCATCAAGCGGTTGCGGGACACGTCCATTCAAGCCGGTGACGTCCTGATGCTGCAGGGCAGACCGGAAGTGCTGTCCGGCTTTGCGTCGGAGTTCGGCTGCCTGCCCCTGGCGCCGCGCGATGTCCGGGTTCCGGAAAAGGGACAGGCCCTGAAGGCGACTCTGATCATGGCTGGTGCGGTGGCCGGTGCGGCCTTGGGGCTGGCCCCGGTTGCGGTGTCCTTTGCCTCGGGCGTGTTGGCCATGATGGCCTTGCGCGTGGTTTCCCTGCGCTCGGTGTACCATTCCGTTGATTGGCCGGTAATCGTTTTGCTGGGGGCGATGCTGCCGGTGGCCGGCGCCATGGCTTCCACCGGAGCGGCGGACATGATCGCTCGATTCCTGCTGGACAACGTGGCCCAGGGGCGGGCCGTATTGGGATTGGCGGTGATTCTGGTCGTAACCATGCTCATGACCGACTTCATGAACAATGCCGCCACAGCGGCGGTGATGTGCCCTGTCGCCCTGAGCACCGCGGCCCAGTTGGGCGTCAATCCGGACTCCTTCCTGATGGCCGTGGCCATCGGCGCGTCATGCGCCTTCCTGACGCCCATCGGGCACCAGAACAACACTCTGATTCTCGGCCCGGGCGGCTTTCATTTCGGAGACTACTGGCGCATGGGCCTGCCCACGGATCTCCTGGTTATCATCGTTGCACTGCCCATGCTGCTTTGGGTCTGGCCGTTGTAG
- a CDS encoding ElyC/SanA/YdcF family protein, producing the protein MFIAKKIIGLLCMPLSLAGLVLLAGLIVLCCSRRQRLAKGMLVLGTVFFLGAGWSPVADRLLDPFERRHDSLRTVEGLANIRHIVVLGGGHQSDARLPHTGRLSDASQARLIEGIRLHRLLPESVLVFTGGAIFDPVSHAEVMADAAMALGVDPERIIVFTESRDTAEEALELRRNLGSEMDFILVTSASHMPRAVLFARAAGLSPVAAPADFLVKDSDGQFSPGEFFPSASALRRTERAIYEAMGLVWANLHVLPRLRRTTGGE; encoded by the coding sequence ATGTTTATCGCCAAAAAAATTATCGGGCTGCTCTGCATGCCGTTGAGTCTCGCCGGTTTGGTGTTGCTCGCCGGACTGATTGTTTTGTGCTGTAGCCGGCGGCAGAGATTGGCAAAGGGCATGCTCGTTCTGGGGACCGTGTTCTTCCTGGGAGCCGGATGGAGTCCGGTCGCGGATCGATTGCTGGATCCGTTTGAACGCAGGCATGATTCGCTCCGGACTGTCGAGGGGCTCGCGAATATCCGCCATATTGTCGTCCTGGGTGGAGGGCATCAGTCCGATGCTCGTTTGCCGCATACGGGGCGGCTGTCAGACGCCTCCCAAGCGAGGTTGATCGAAGGAATCCGTTTGCATCGCCTGCTTCCGGAGAGTGTGCTCGTCTTCACCGGCGGAGCGATTTTCGATCCCGTGTCCCATGCCGAGGTCATGGCCGACGCCGCCATGGCACTTGGGGTCGACCCGGAACGGATCATTGTGTTCACCGAGTCGCGGGATACCGCTGAAGAAGCGCTGGAACTACGCAGGAATTTGGGTTCGGAGATGGATTTCATCCTGGTCACGTCGGCCTCACACATGCCGCGGGCGGTTCTGTTCGCCCGGGCAGCGGGGTTGAGTCCCGTTGCCGCTCCCGCGGATTTTCTGGTCAAGGATTCAGACGGCCAATTTTCACCTGGGGAGTTTTTCCCCTCGGCAAGCGCCCTGCGCCGCACCGAGCGAGCCATCTATGAGGCCATGGGACTGGTCTGGGCAAATTTGCATGTCCTGCCGCGACTTCGCAGGACAACGGGCGGGGAATGA
- a CDS encoding radical SAM protein codes for MKRRRREARLISVPEREWGGRLPIALVFPQKASLAYSSLGWQAVLQLLEAKSNLAVEPVFWDPDQAKLVRPAGSRGLNEYGVVAFSLTYEFDYLALLRILNVSAIPPLAVQRSSWPLIMAGGALAFLNPAPITPSVDLFWVGEAEAGLAECLTTLADIYIRNGSRSLALETVATIPGVYVPGQSPLPVRRAVHVGDRSASELVAPVTSCFTSPDAVFRDTLLLEVNRGCPHGCRFCAAGYMYRPPRLAAVEVLRERVLQAKPRKVGLVGTALTDWPDLIPFLVWLREQKVDVSLSSLRAEGVSEELLDILRGLGTRTVTLALEGSSHGLRCSMNKHVREEAFLRTVELLSRKGFNHLKIYLLVGWPGETEADWEEFGRFLQEVDLARTSGAVKRKTNLKLISLGLGCLVPKPWTPLQWAAMADEQTFKERIAMVRRSAKKIPGVQVRSDSPWLARLQGLLARGDARVHDLIHLAAANQGREQDVWADALSEWSGDPSWYLDRERGNDEVFPWEVIDLGVSRKYLRQEWEKVGARRKTPPCPSILVSGESGAGCPGCRRCGLDEWLQT; via the coding sequence GTGAAGCGCCGTCGGCGGGAAGCCCGGCTCATTTCCGTCCCGGAACGGGAATGGGGCGGGCGGTTGCCCATTGCCCTGGTCTTTCCGCAGAAGGCCAGCCTGGCCTATTCCAGTCTGGGATGGCAGGCGGTCCTGCAACTCCTGGAAGCCAAGTCCAATTTGGCGGTTGAACCGGTGTTCTGGGACCCGGATCAGGCCAAACTCGTGCGGCCTGCCGGGAGCCGTGGACTGAACGAGTACGGCGTCGTGGCGTTCAGCCTGACCTATGAGTTCGACTATCTTGCCCTGCTCCGCATCCTCAACGTTTCAGCAATTCCTCCCTTGGCTGTCCAACGCTCCTCCTGGCCCCTGATCATGGCCGGAGGGGCGTTGGCTTTTTTGAATCCGGCCCCAATCACGCCCAGCGTGGATCTGTTTTGGGTGGGCGAGGCCGAGGCCGGGCTGGCGGAGTGTCTGACGACCCTGGCCGATATCTACATTCGCAATGGTTCCCGCTCACTGGCCTTGGAGACCGTGGCGACCATACCCGGCGTCTACGTGCCGGGACAAAGCCCGCTTCCGGTGCGCCGGGCCGTGCATGTCGGCGACCGGTCCGCAAGCGAACTTGTCGCACCGGTGACATCCTGCTTCACGTCGCCGGACGCCGTGTTTCGGGATACCCTGCTGCTGGAGGTCAATCGCGGCTGTCCGCATGGGTGCCGCTTTTGCGCCGCGGGGTACATGTATCGCCCCCCCCGTCTGGCGGCCGTGGAGGTTCTGCGGGAGCGCGTGCTCCAGGCAAAGCCGCGCAAGGTGGGGCTGGTGGGCACGGCCTTGACGGACTGGCCGGATTTGATCCCGTTTCTGGTCTGGCTGCGGGAGCAGAAAGTGGATGTCTCCCTGTCCTCCCTGCGCGCCGAGGGCGTGAGCGAGGAACTGCTGGACATCCTGCGCGGGCTGGGCACGAGGACCGTGACCCTGGCTTTGGAGGGGTCCAGCCATGGGCTGCGTTGCTCCATGAACAAGCATGTCCGGGAAGAGGCGTTTTTGCGCACCGTGGAACTGCTTTCGCGCAAAGGGTTCAACCATTTGAAAATTTATCTCCTGGTGGGCTGGCCCGGGGAGACGGAAGCGGACTGGGAAGAGTTCGGACGCTTTCTTCAGGAAGTGGACTTGGCCAGAACCAGCGGCGCGGTGAAGCGCAAGACGAACCTGAAGCTGATCTCGCTGGGACTCGGTTGCCTGGTGCCCAAGCCCTGGACGCCGCTTCAGTGGGCGGCCATGGCCGATGAGCAGACTTTCAAGGAACGGATTGCCATGGTGCGCCGATCGGCCAAAAAGATACCCGGAGTGCAGGTGCGCTCGGATTCGCCTTGGCTGGCGCGCTTGCAGGGGTTGCTGGCCCGGGGAGACGCGCGTGTCCATGATTTGATTCATCTGGCCGCGGCCAATCAAGGCCGGGAACAGGATGTCTGGGCCGATGCCCTGTCCGAATGGTCCGGTGATCCGTCCTGGTATCTGGACCGGGAGCGGGGGAACGACGAAGTGTTTCCCTGGGAAGTCATCGATTTGGGGGTCAGTCGGAAATATCTTCGGCAGGAATGGGAAAAAGTCGGAGCACGGCGCAAGACCCCGCCGTGCCCTTCGATACTCGTCTCGGGAGAATCGGGGGCGGGTTGTCCGGGCTGCCGCCGGTGCGGCCTGGATGAGTGGCTTCAGACCTGA